The proteins below come from a single Caloenas nicobarica isolate bCalNic1 chromosome 23, bCalNic1.hap1, whole genome shotgun sequence genomic window:
- the PHACTR4 gene encoding phosphatase and actin regulator 4 isoform X2: protein MRNCSESSCARGMEENTAEEVDHPPADAGMGVDVLESGDTTPPTKRKSKFSSFGKIFKPWKWRKKKSSDKFKETSEVLERKISMRKPREELVKRGVLLEDPEQDGEEPDKLNPPVLKNGHTVPIGGPGVCNLGSQEEEATKPPDLKKPVPAEEPKKRHGSSSSQSGPELEPLQEPYVPKQPLLPPKRPPSTSQEANEVQDKDPMPANSSAKTAPSTTAPVTAKTVSSTAAPSPAPRTLPPALSSANTTAPTSTTSTAPAKQPPVPPPKPVNRNSNSVIAELSQAINSGTGLSKPSPPLPPKRGLLPNTAPEAAVPSKPLNDRTVTASRPAPIPMHMTSAYPPPSPSPPLPTHIPPEPPRLPLPPLDPLCSLDLPKETLLPPPEDFRSLEVSKRTVEQGFGEPHMLPRLPQIPLHIRIQQALASPLPVTPPAEGSHRAHSLLFENDGFGEDNGTLGRTRSLPVTIEMLKVPDDEEEEDDDREEEQNSGPRVYIGDVPSVTVIPKLVPQVLPEEQEGDEGMSDSDSEGPILYKDDEDEEEDESHNSTLANKVKRKDTLAIKLGTAAAPQEEKVVFPRKSKEEWNEIRHQIGTTLIRRLSQRPTAEELEQRNILQPKNEADRQAEKREIKRRLTRKLSQRPTVAELQARKILRFNEYVEVTDAQDYDRRADKPWTKLTPADKAAIRKELNEFKSCEMEVHEDSKQFTRYHRP from the exons GAATTGCTCGGAAAGCTCGTGTGCAAGAGGGATGGAAGAGAACACTG ccGAAGAGGTGGATCACCCCCCAGCTGATGCCGGCATGGGGGTAGATGTTTTGGAATCAGGCGACACCACGCCTCctacaaagaggaaaagcaagttTTCAAGCTTTGGCAAGATCTTCAAACCCTGgaagtggaggaaaaagaaaagcagtgacaAATTTAAGGAGACTTCGGAAG TTCTAGAGCGAAAGATTTCTATGCGAAAGCCAAGAGAGGAGCTGGTAAAAAGAGGGGTTCTGTTGGAAGACCCTGAGCAGG ATGGTGAGGAACCAGACAAGCTGAACCCACCTGTGCTGAAGAACGGCCACACCGTCCCCATCGGGGGTCCTGGGGTTTGTAACCTGGGCAGCCAGGAGGAAGAGGCCACGAAGCCACCTGACCTTAAGAAGCCTGTTCCAGCTGAGGAACCAAAGAAGAGGCACG GCTCTTCCAGCAGCCAGTCTGGGCCTGAACTGGAACCACTTCAGGAGCCGTATGTTCCCAAGCAGCCTCTGCTTCCTCCAAAAAGACCTCCCTCCACTTCCCAGGAGGCGAACGAAGTGCAGGACAAGGACCCAATGCCTGCCAACAGCTCTGCAAAAACTGCACCCTCCACCACAGCCCCTGTTACGGCAAAGACAGTCAGTTCCACGGCTGCCCCTTCCCCGGCCCCCAGGACTCTGCCcccagctctcagcagtgccaACACTACTGCTCCCACCAGTaccaccagcacagctcctgccaaacagcctcctgtccctcctcccAAACCTGTCAACAGAAATAGCAACTCTGTAATAG ctgaacTTTCTCAAGCAATAAACAGTGGTACAGGCTTGTCCAagccttcccctcctctcccaccgAAGAGAGGCCTCCTGCCGAACACCGCGCCGGAGGCAGCTGTCCCTTCCAAGCCCCTGAACGACAGGACGGTGACGGCAAGCCGCCCCGCGCCGATACCGATGCACATGACCTCCGCTTACCCACCGCCCTCGCCTTCGCCACCGCTGCCCACACACAtcccccccgagcccccgcgcctgcccctgcccccctTGGACCCTCTGTGCTCCCTGGACCTGCCCAAAGAgactcttcttcctcctcccgaAGACTTCAGGTCCTTGGAAGTGTCAAAGAGGACGGTGGAGCAAGGGTTTGGTGAACCTCACATGCTGCCTCGCCTGCCCCAAATCCCGTTGCACATCCGTATCCAGCAGGCTCTGGCCAGTCCCCTGCCTGTCACCCCCCCTGCCGAGGGCTCACACAGGGCTCACTCGCTGCTCTTCGAGAATGATGGCTTTGGAGAAGACAACGGCACCCTGGGCAGGACGAGGTCCCTGCCTGTCACCATCGAGATGCTCAAAGT TCCAGAcgatgaggaagaggaagatgatgaCCGGGAAGAGGAGCAGAATTCGGGCCCTCGTGTGTACATTGGAGATGTGCCATCTGTCACAGTCATCCCAAAACTGGTACCCCAGGTCCTGCcggaggagcaggaaggagatGAAGGGATGAGCGACTCTGACTCGGAGGGGCCCATCCTGTACAAAGACGAcgaggatgaggaagaagatgaaAGCCATAACA GCACGCTGGCGAACAAAGTGAAGAGGAAAGACACGCTAGCTATAAAGCTGGGGACTGCAGCCGCGCCGCAGGAGGAGAAGGTCGTCTTCCCTCGGAAGAGCAAGGAGGAGTGGAATGAAATTCGGCACCAGATTGGGACGACACTGATCAG GCGACTGAGTCAGAGACCAACAGCGGAAGAACTGGAGCAGAGGAACATACTTCAAC CGAAAAATGAAGCTGACCGTCAAGCTGAGAAGCGAGAGATCAAGCGCAGGCTCACCAGAAAG CTTAGCCAAAGGCCTACAGTGGCGGAGCTGCAGGCCAGGAAGATCCTGAGGTTTAACGAATACGTGGAAGTAACAGATGCTCAAGACTACGACCGGCGAGCGGATAAGCCATGGACAAAGCTAACACCAGCTGACAAG
- the PHACTR4 gene encoding phosphatase and actin regulator 4 isoform X3: MEENTAEEVDHPPADAGMGVDVLESGDTTPPTKRKSKFSSFGKIFKPWKWRKKKSSDKFKETSEVLERKISMRKPREELVKRGVLLEDPEQDGEEPDKLNPPVLKNGHTVPIGGPGVCNLGSQEEEATKPPDLKKPVPAEEPKKRHGSSSSQSGPELEPLQEPYVPKQPLLPPKRPPSTSQEANEVQDKDPMPANSSAKTAPSTTAPVTAKTVSSTAAPSPAPRTLPPALSSANTTAPTSTTSTAPAKQPPVPPPKPVNRNSNSVIAELSQAINSGTGLSKPSPPLPPKRGLLPNTAPEAAVPSKPLNDRTVTASRPAPIPMHMTSAYPPPSPSPPLPTHIPPEPPRLPLPPLDPLCSLDLPKETLLPPPEDFRSLEVSKRTVEQGFGEPHMLPRLPQIPLHIRIQQALASPLPVTPPAEGSHRAHSLLFENDGFGEDNGTLGRTRSLPVTIEMLKVPDDEEEEDDDREEEQNSGPRVYIGDVPSVTVIPKLVPQVLPEEQEGDEGMSDSDSEGPILYKDDEDEEEDESHNSTLANKVKRKDTLAIKLGTAAAPQEEKVVFPRKSKEEWNEIRHQIGTTLIRRLSQRPTAEELEQRNILQPKNEADRQAEKREIKRRLTRKLSQRPTVAELQARKILRFNEYVEVTDAQDYDRRADKPWTKLTPADKAAIRKELNEFKSCEMEVHEDSKQFTRYHRP; encoded by the exons ATGGAAGAGAACACTG ccGAAGAGGTGGATCACCCCCCAGCTGATGCCGGCATGGGGGTAGATGTTTTGGAATCAGGCGACACCACGCCTCctacaaagaggaaaagcaagttTTCAAGCTTTGGCAAGATCTTCAAACCCTGgaagtggaggaaaaagaaaagcagtgacaAATTTAAGGAGACTTCGGAAG TTCTAGAGCGAAAGATTTCTATGCGAAAGCCAAGAGAGGAGCTGGTAAAAAGAGGGGTTCTGTTGGAAGACCCTGAGCAGG ATGGTGAGGAACCAGACAAGCTGAACCCACCTGTGCTGAAGAACGGCCACACCGTCCCCATCGGGGGTCCTGGGGTTTGTAACCTGGGCAGCCAGGAGGAAGAGGCCACGAAGCCACCTGACCTTAAGAAGCCTGTTCCAGCTGAGGAACCAAAGAAGAGGCACG GCTCTTCCAGCAGCCAGTCTGGGCCTGAACTGGAACCACTTCAGGAGCCGTATGTTCCCAAGCAGCCTCTGCTTCCTCCAAAAAGACCTCCCTCCACTTCCCAGGAGGCGAACGAAGTGCAGGACAAGGACCCAATGCCTGCCAACAGCTCTGCAAAAACTGCACCCTCCACCACAGCCCCTGTTACGGCAAAGACAGTCAGTTCCACGGCTGCCCCTTCCCCGGCCCCCAGGACTCTGCCcccagctctcagcagtgccaACACTACTGCTCCCACCAGTaccaccagcacagctcctgccaaacagcctcctgtccctcctcccAAACCTGTCAACAGAAATAGCAACTCTGTAATAG ctgaacTTTCTCAAGCAATAAACAGTGGTACAGGCTTGTCCAagccttcccctcctctcccaccgAAGAGAGGCCTCCTGCCGAACACCGCGCCGGAGGCAGCTGTCCCTTCCAAGCCCCTGAACGACAGGACGGTGACGGCAAGCCGCCCCGCGCCGATACCGATGCACATGACCTCCGCTTACCCACCGCCCTCGCCTTCGCCACCGCTGCCCACACACAtcccccccgagcccccgcgcctgcccctgcccccctTGGACCCTCTGTGCTCCCTGGACCTGCCCAAAGAgactcttcttcctcctcccgaAGACTTCAGGTCCTTGGAAGTGTCAAAGAGGACGGTGGAGCAAGGGTTTGGTGAACCTCACATGCTGCCTCGCCTGCCCCAAATCCCGTTGCACATCCGTATCCAGCAGGCTCTGGCCAGTCCCCTGCCTGTCACCCCCCCTGCCGAGGGCTCACACAGGGCTCACTCGCTGCTCTTCGAGAATGATGGCTTTGGAGAAGACAACGGCACCCTGGGCAGGACGAGGTCCCTGCCTGTCACCATCGAGATGCTCAAAGT TCCAGAcgatgaggaagaggaagatgatgaCCGGGAAGAGGAGCAGAATTCGGGCCCTCGTGTGTACATTGGAGATGTGCCATCTGTCACAGTCATCCCAAAACTGGTACCCCAGGTCCTGCcggaggagcaggaaggagatGAAGGGATGAGCGACTCTGACTCGGAGGGGCCCATCCTGTACAAAGACGAcgaggatgaggaagaagatgaaAGCCATAACA GCACGCTGGCGAACAAAGTGAAGAGGAAAGACACGCTAGCTATAAAGCTGGGGACTGCAGCCGCGCCGCAGGAGGAGAAGGTCGTCTTCCCTCGGAAGAGCAAGGAGGAGTGGAATGAAATTCGGCACCAGATTGGGACGACACTGATCAG GCGACTGAGTCAGAGACCAACAGCGGAAGAACTGGAGCAGAGGAACATACTTCAAC CGAAAAATGAAGCTGACCGTCAAGCTGAGAAGCGAGAGATCAAGCGCAGGCTCACCAGAAAG CTTAGCCAAAGGCCTACAGTGGCGGAGCTGCAGGCCAGGAAGATCCTGAGGTTTAACGAATACGTGGAAGTAACAGATGCTCAAGACTACGACCGGCGAGCGGATAAGCCATGGACAAAGCTAACACCAGCTGACAAG
- the PHACTR4 gene encoding phosphatase and actin regulator 4 isoform X4: MAEEVDHPPADAGMGVDVLESGDTTPPTKRKSKFSSFGKIFKPWKWRKKKSSDKFKETSEVLERKISMRKPREELVKRGVLLEDPEQDGEEPDKLNPPVLKNGHTVPIGGPGVCNLGSQEEEATKPPDLKKPVPAEEPKKRHGSSSSQSGPELEPLQEPYVPKQPLLPPKRPPSTSQEANEVQDKDPMPANSSAKTAPSTTAPVTAKTVSSTAAPSPAPRTLPPALSSANTTAPTSTTSTAPAKQPPVPPPKPVNRNSNSVIAELSQAINSGTGLSKPSPPLPPKRGLLPNTAPEAAVPSKPLNDRTVTASRPAPIPMHMTSAYPPPSPSPPLPTHIPPEPPRLPLPPLDPLCSLDLPKETLLPPPEDFRSLEVSKRTVEQGFGEPHMLPRLPQIPLHIRIQQALASPLPVTPPAEGSHRAHSLLFENDGFGEDNGTLGRTRSLPVTIEMLKVPDDEEEEDDDREEEQNSGPRVYIGDVPSVTVIPKLVPQVLPEEQEGDEGMSDSDSEGPILYKDDEDEEEDESHNSTLANKVKRKDTLAIKLGTAAAPQEEKVVFPRKSKEEWNEIRHQIGTTLIRRLSQRPTAEELEQRNILQPKNEADRQAEKREIKRRLTRKLSQRPTVAELQARKILRFNEYVEVTDAQDYDRRADKPWTKLTPADKAAIRKELNEFKSCEMEVHEDSKQFTRYHRP; this comes from the exons atgg ccGAAGAGGTGGATCACCCCCCAGCTGATGCCGGCATGGGGGTAGATGTTTTGGAATCAGGCGACACCACGCCTCctacaaagaggaaaagcaagttTTCAAGCTTTGGCAAGATCTTCAAACCCTGgaagtggaggaaaaagaaaagcagtgacaAATTTAAGGAGACTTCGGAAG TTCTAGAGCGAAAGATTTCTATGCGAAAGCCAAGAGAGGAGCTGGTAAAAAGAGGGGTTCTGTTGGAAGACCCTGAGCAGG ATGGTGAGGAACCAGACAAGCTGAACCCACCTGTGCTGAAGAACGGCCACACCGTCCCCATCGGGGGTCCTGGGGTTTGTAACCTGGGCAGCCAGGAGGAAGAGGCCACGAAGCCACCTGACCTTAAGAAGCCTGTTCCAGCTGAGGAACCAAAGAAGAGGCACG GCTCTTCCAGCAGCCAGTCTGGGCCTGAACTGGAACCACTTCAGGAGCCGTATGTTCCCAAGCAGCCTCTGCTTCCTCCAAAAAGACCTCCCTCCACTTCCCAGGAGGCGAACGAAGTGCAGGACAAGGACCCAATGCCTGCCAACAGCTCTGCAAAAACTGCACCCTCCACCACAGCCCCTGTTACGGCAAAGACAGTCAGTTCCACGGCTGCCCCTTCCCCGGCCCCCAGGACTCTGCCcccagctctcagcagtgccaACACTACTGCTCCCACCAGTaccaccagcacagctcctgccaaacagcctcctgtccctcctcccAAACCTGTCAACAGAAATAGCAACTCTGTAATAG ctgaacTTTCTCAAGCAATAAACAGTGGTACAGGCTTGTCCAagccttcccctcctctcccaccgAAGAGAGGCCTCCTGCCGAACACCGCGCCGGAGGCAGCTGTCCCTTCCAAGCCCCTGAACGACAGGACGGTGACGGCAAGCCGCCCCGCGCCGATACCGATGCACATGACCTCCGCTTACCCACCGCCCTCGCCTTCGCCACCGCTGCCCACACACAtcccccccgagcccccgcgcctgcccctgcccccctTGGACCCTCTGTGCTCCCTGGACCTGCCCAAAGAgactcttcttcctcctcccgaAGACTTCAGGTCCTTGGAAGTGTCAAAGAGGACGGTGGAGCAAGGGTTTGGTGAACCTCACATGCTGCCTCGCCTGCCCCAAATCCCGTTGCACATCCGTATCCAGCAGGCTCTGGCCAGTCCCCTGCCTGTCACCCCCCCTGCCGAGGGCTCACACAGGGCTCACTCGCTGCTCTTCGAGAATGATGGCTTTGGAGAAGACAACGGCACCCTGGGCAGGACGAGGTCCCTGCCTGTCACCATCGAGATGCTCAAAGT TCCAGAcgatgaggaagaggaagatgatgaCCGGGAAGAGGAGCAGAATTCGGGCCCTCGTGTGTACATTGGAGATGTGCCATCTGTCACAGTCATCCCAAAACTGGTACCCCAGGTCCTGCcggaggagcaggaaggagatGAAGGGATGAGCGACTCTGACTCGGAGGGGCCCATCCTGTACAAAGACGAcgaggatgaggaagaagatgaaAGCCATAACA GCACGCTGGCGAACAAAGTGAAGAGGAAAGACACGCTAGCTATAAAGCTGGGGACTGCAGCCGCGCCGCAGGAGGAGAAGGTCGTCTTCCCTCGGAAGAGCAAGGAGGAGTGGAATGAAATTCGGCACCAGATTGGGACGACACTGATCAG GCGACTGAGTCAGAGACCAACAGCGGAAGAACTGGAGCAGAGGAACATACTTCAAC CGAAAAATGAAGCTGACCGTCAAGCTGAGAAGCGAGAGATCAAGCGCAGGCTCACCAGAAAG CTTAGCCAAAGGCCTACAGTGGCGGAGCTGCAGGCCAGGAAGATCCTGAGGTTTAACGAATACGTGGAAGTAACAGATGCTCAAGACTACGACCGGCGAGCGGATAAGCCATGGACAAAGCTAACACCAGCTGACAAG
- the PHACTR4 gene encoding phosphatase and actin regulator 4 isoform X1, with product MGQPYFSRPVNPAALAEEVDHPPADAGMGVDVLESGDTTPPTKRKSKFSSFGKIFKPWKWRKKKSSDKFKETSEVLERKISMRKPREELVKRGVLLEDPEQDGEEPDKLNPPVLKNGHTVPIGGPGVCNLGSQEEEATKPPDLKKPVPAEEPKKRHGSSSSQSGPELEPLQEPYVPKQPLLPPKRPPSTSQEANEVQDKDPMPANSSAKTAPSTTAPVTAKTVSSTAAPSPAPRTLPPALSSANTTAPTSTTSTAPAKQPPVPPPKPVNRNSNSVIAELSQAINSGTGLSKPSPPLPPKRGLLPNTAPEAAVPSKPLNDRTVTASRPAPIPMHMTSAYPPPSPSPPLPTHIPPEPPRLPLPPLDPLCSLDLPKETLLPPPEDFRSLEVSKRTVEQGFGEPHMLPRLPQIPLHIRIQQALASPLPVTPPAEGSHRAHSLLFENDGFGEDNGTLGRTRSLPVTIEMLKVPDDEEEEDDDREEEQNSGPRVYIGDVPSVTVIPKLVPQVLPEEQEGDEGMSDSDSEGPILYKDDEDEEEDESHNSTLANKVKRKDTLAIKLGTAAAPQEEKVVFPRKSKEEWNEIRHQIGTTLIRRLSQRPTAEELEQRNILQPKNEADRQAEKREIKRRLTRKLSQRPTVAELQARKILRFNEYVEVTDAQDYDRRADKPWTKLTPADKAAIRKELNEFKSCEMEVHEDSKQFTRYHRP from the exons ATGGGGCAGCCGTACTTCTCGAGACCGGTAAATCCAGCTGCTTTGG ccGAAGAGGTGGATCACCCCCCAGCTGATGCCGGCATGGGGGTAGATGTTTTGGAATCAGGCGACACCACGCCTCctacaaagaggaaaagcaagttTTCAAGCTTTGGCAAGATCTTCAAACCCTGgaagtggaggaaaaagaaaagcagtgacaAATTTAAGGAGACTTCGGAAG TTCTAGAGCGAAAGATTTCTATGCGAAAGCCAAGAGAGGAGCTGGTAAAAAGAGGGGTTCTGTTGGAAGACCCTGAGCAGG ATGGTGAGGAACCAGACAAGCTGAACCCACCTGTGCTGAAGAACGGCCACACCGTCCCCATCGGGGGTCCTGGGGTTTGTAACCTGGGCAGCCAGGAGGAAGAGGCCACGAAGCCACCTGACCTTAAGAAGCCTGTTCCAGCTGAGGAACCAAAGAAGAGGCACG GCTCTTCCAGCAGCCAGTCTGGGCCTGAACTGGAACCACTTCAGGAGCCGTATGTTCCCAAGCAGCCTCTGCTTCCTCCAAAAAGACCTCCCTCCACTTCCCAGGAGGCGAACGAAGTGCAGGACAAGGACCCAATGCCTGCCAACAGCTCTGCAAAAACTGCACCCTCCACCACAGCCCCTGTTACGGCAAAGACAGTCAGTTCCACGGCTGCCCCTTCCCCGGCCCCCAGGACTCTGCCcccagctctcagcagtgccaACACTACTGCTCCCACCAGTaccaccagcacagctcctgccaaacagcctcctgtccctcctcccAAACCTGTCAACAGAAATAGCAACTCTGTAATAG ctgaacTTTCTCAAGCAATAAACAGTGGTACAGGCTTGTCCAagccttcccctcctctcccaccgAAGAGAGGCCTCCTGCCGAACACCGCGCCGGAGGCAGCTGTCCCTTCCAAGCCCCTGAACGACAGGACGGTGACGGCAAGCCGCCCCGCGCCGATACCGATGCACATGACCTCCGCTTACCCACCGCCCTCGCCTTCGCCACCGCTGCCCACACACAtcccccccgagcccccgcgcctgcccctgcccccctTGGACCCTCTGTGCTCCCTGGACCTGCCCAAAGAgactcttcttcctcctcccgaAGACTTCAGGTCCTTGGAAGTGTCAAAGAGGACGGTGGAGCAAGGGTTTGGTGAACCTCACATGCTGCCTCGCCTGCCCCAAATCCCGTTGCACATCCGTATCCAGCAGGCTCTGGCCAGTCCCCTGCCTGTCACCCCCCCTGCCGAGGGCTCACACAGGGCTCACTCGCTGCTCTTCGAGAATGATGGCTTTGGAGAAGACAACGGCACCCTGGGCAGGACGAGGTCCCTGCCTGTCACCATCGAGATGCTCAAAGT TCCAGAcgatgaggaagaggaagatgatgaCCGGGAAGAGGAGCAGAATTCGGGCCCTCGTGTGTACATTGGAGATGTGCCATCTGTCACAGTCATCCCAAAACTGGTACCCCAGGTCCTGCcggaggagcaggaaggagatGAAGGGATGAGCGACTCTGACTCGGAGGGGCCCATCCTGTACAAAGACGAcgaggatgaggaagaagatgaaAGCCATAACA GCACGCTGGCGAACAAAGTGAAGAGGAAAGACACGCTAGCTATAAAGCTGGGGACTGCAGCCGCGCCGCAGGAGGAGAAGGTCGTCTTCCCTCGGAAGAGCAAGGAGGAGTGGAATGAAATTCGGCACCAGATTGGGACGACACTGATCAG GCGACTGAGTCAGAGACCAACAGCGGAAGAACTGGAGCAGAGGAACATACTTCAAC CGAAAAATGAAGCTGACCGTCAAGCTGAGAAGCGAGAGATCAAGCGCAGGCTCACCAGAAAG CTTAGCCAAAGGCCTACAGTGGCGGAGCTGCAGGCCAGGAAGATCCTGAGGTTTAACGAATACGTGGAAGTAACAGATGCTCAAGACTACGACCGGCGAGCGGATAAGCCATGGACAAAGCTAACACCAGCTGACAAG
- the PHACTR4 gene encoding phosphatase and actin regulator 4 isoform X5 encodes MGVDVLESGDTTPPTKRKSKFSSFGKIFKPWKWRKKKSSDKFKETSEVLERKISMRKPREELVKRGVLLEDPEQDGEEPDKLNPPVLKNGHTVPIGGPGVCNLGSQEEEATKPPDLKKPVPAEEPKKRHGSSSSQSGPELEPLQEPYVPKQPLLPPKRPPSTSQEANEVQDKDPMPANSSAKTAPSTTAPVTAKTVSSTAAPSPAPRTLPPALSSANTTAPTSTTSTAPAKQPPVPPPKPVNRNSNSVIAELSQAINSGTGLSKPSPPLPPKRGLLPNTAPEAAVPSKPLNDRTVTASRPAPIPMHMTSAYPPPSPSPPLPTHIPPEPPRLPLPPLDPLCSLDLPKETLLPPPEDFRSLEVSKRTVEQGFGEPHMLPRLPQIPLHIRIQQALASPLPVTPPAEGSHRAHSLLFENDGFGEDNGTLGRTRSLPVTIEMLKVPDDEEEEDDDREEEQNSGPRVYIGDVPSVTVIPKLVPQVLPEEQEGDEGMSDSDSEGPILYKDDEDEEEDESHNSTLANKVKRKDTLAIKLGTAAAPQEEKVVFPRKSKEEWNEIRHQIGTTLIRRLSQRPTAEELEQRNILQPKNEADRQAEKREIKRRLTRKLSQRPTVAELQARKILRFNEYVEVTDAQDYDRRADKPWTKLTPADKAAIRKELNEFKSCEMEVHEDSKQFTRYHRP; translated from the exons ATGGGGGTAGATGTTTTGGAATCAGGCGACACCACGCCTCctacaaagaggaaaagcaagttTTCAAGCTTTGGCAAGATCTTCAAACCCTGgaagtggaggaaaaagaaaagcagtgacaAATTTAAGGAGACTTCGGAAG TTCTAGAGCGAAAGATTTCTATGCGAAAGCCAAGAGAGGAGCTGGTAAAAAGAGGGGTTCTGTTGGAAGACCCTGAGCAGG ATGGTGAGGAACCAGACAAGCTGAACCCACCTGTGCTGAAGAACGGCCACACCGTCCCCATCGGGGGTCCTGGGGTTTGTAACCTGGGCAGCCAGGAGGAAGAGGCCACGAAGCCACCTGACCTTAAGAAGCCTGTTCCAGCTGAGGAACCAAAGAAGAGGCACG GCTCTTCCAGCAGCCAGTCTGGGCCTGAACTGGAACCACTTCAGGAGCCGTATGTTCCCAAGCAGCCTCTGCTTCCTCCAAAAAGACCTCCCTCCACTTCCCAGGAGGCGAACGAAGTGCAGGACAAGGACCCAATGCCTGCCAACAGCTCTGCAAAAACTGCACCCTCCACCACAGCCCCTGTTACGGCAAAGACAGTCAGTTCCACGGCTGCCCCTTCCCCGGCCCCCAGGACTCTGCCcccagctctcagcagtgccaACACTACTGCTCCCACCAGTaccaccagcacagctcctgccaaacagcctcctgtccctcctcccAAACCTGTCAACAGAAATAGCAACTCTGTAATAG ctgaacTTTCTCAAGCAATAAACAGTGGTACAGGCTTGTCCAagccttcccctcctctcccaccgAAGAGAGGCCTCCTGCCGAACACCGCGCCGGAGGCAGCTGTCCCTTCCAAGCCCCTGAACGACAGGACGGTGACGGCAAGCCGCCCCGCGCCGATACCGATGCACATGACCTCCGCTTACCCACCGCCCTCGCCTTCGCCACCGCTGCCCACACACAtcccccccgagcccccgcgcctgcccctgcccccctTGGACCCTCTGTGCTCCCTGGACCTGCCCAAAGAgactcttcttcctcctcccgaAGACTTCAGGTCCTTGGAAGTGTCAAAGAGGACGGTGGAGCAAGGGTTTGGTGAACCTCACATGCTGCCTCGCCTGCCCCAAATCCCGTTGCACATCCGTATCCAGCAGGCTCTGGCCAGTCCCCTGCCTGTCACCCCCCCTGCCGAGGGCTCACACAGGGCTCACTCGCTGCTCTTCGAGAATGATGGCTTTGGAGAAGACAACGGCACCCTGGGCAGGACGAGGTCCCTGCCTGTCACCATCGAGATGCTCAAAGT TCCAGAcgatgaggaagaggaagatgatgaCCGGGAAGAGGAGCAGAATTCGGGCCCTCGTGTGTACATTGGAGATGTGCCATCTGTCACAGTCATCCCAAAACTGGTACCCCAGGTCCTGCcggaggagcaggaaggagatGAAGGGATGAGCGACTCTGACTCGGAGGGGCCCATCCTGTACAAAGACGAcgaggatgaggaagaagatgaaAGCCATAACA GCACGCTGGCGAACAAAGTGAAGAGGAAAGACACGCTAGCTATAAAGCTGGGGACTGCAGCCGCGCCGCAGGAGGAGAAGGTCGTCTTCCCTCGGAAGAGCAAGGAGGAGTGGAATGAAATTCGGCACCAGATTGGGACGACACTGATCAG GCGACTGAGTCAGAGACCAACAGCGGAAGAACTGGAGCAGAGGAACATACTTCAAC CGAAAAATGAAGCTGACCGTCAAGCTGAGAAGCGAGAGATCAAGCGCAGGCTCACCAGAAAG CTTAGCCAAAGGCCTACAGTGGCGGAGCTGCAGGCCAGGAAGATCCTGAGGTTTAACGAATACGTGGAAGTAACAGATGCTCAAGACTACGACCGGCGAGCGGATAAGCCATGGACAAAGCTAACACCAGCTGACAAG